Proteins from a genomic interval of Deltaproteobacteria bacterium:
- the glnA gene encoding type I glutamate--ammonia ligase has product MTPKEVLDYAKKHSAVMVDLKFMDFPGMWQHFTVPLEQLKESSFEEGFGFDGSSIRGWQPIHASDMLVIPDSDTAVMDPFTKYPTLSLICNIVDPLTHEDYSRDPRNIARKAEAYVKATGLADTAFIGPEAEFFIFDDVRYDQTMNSGYYYLDSIEGTWNTGRVENPNLGYKPRLKEGYFPVAPSDKFVDLRSEMALELIKLGIEIEAQHHEVATAGQAEIDMRFAPLVRMADQLMWFKYVLKNVAHRHGRTVTFMPKPLFGDNGSGMHTHISLWKGGKPLFAGDRYGGLSEMAMFFMGGIIKHAQALCAFTNPTTNSYRRLVPGYEAPMNIAYSSRNRSAALRIPMYSDSPKSKRMECRFPDPSCNGYLAFSALLMAGLDGVKNRIDPGQPLDRDIYGLSPEELADVPKTPADLAAALDCLKADHEFLLAGDVFTPDVIDTWIEYKMEKEVDQIRLRPTPYEFMLYFDI; this is encoded by the coding sequence ATGACGCCGAAAGAGGTTCTGGATTACGCGAAGAAGCACAGCGCGGTGATGGTGGATCTGAAGTTCATGGATTTTCCGGGCATGTGGCAGCACTTCACGGTGCCGCTGGAGCAGCTCAAGGAGTCGAGCTTCGAAGAGGGTTTCGGCTTCGACGGCAGCTCGATCCGCGGTTGGCAGCCGATTCACGCCTCCGACATGCTGGTGATTCCGGATTCGGATACGGCGGTGATGGACCCGTTCACCAAGTATCCGACGCTCTCGCTGATCTGCAACATCGTCGACCCGCTCACGCACGAAGATTACTCGCGCGATCCGCGCAACATCGCCCGCAAGGCCGAAGCGTACGTCAAGGCGACCGGTCTCGCCGACACGGCCTTCATCGGTCCCGAGGCCGAATTCTTCATCTTCGATGACGTCCGTTACGATCAGACGATGAACAGCGGCTACTACTACCTCGACTCGATCGAGGGCACGTGGAACACGGGCCGCGTCGAGAATCCGAACCTGGGCTACAAGCCGCGCCTCAAGGAAGGTTACTTCCCGGTCGCGCCGAGCGACAAATTCGTCGACCTGCGTTCCGAGATGGCGCTCGAGCTCATCAAGCTCGGCATCGAAATCGAGGCGCAGCATCACGAAGTCGCGACGGCGGGCCAGGCCGAAATCGACATGCGCTTCGCGCCGCTCGTCCGCATGGCGGACCAGCTCATGTGGTTCAAGTACGTGCTCAAAAACGTCGCGCATCGCCACGGCCGCACCGTGACCTTCATGCCCAAGCCCCTCTTCGGCGACAACGGCTCGGGCATGCACACGCACATCAGCCTGTGGAAGGGCGGCAAGCCCCTGTTCGCCGGTGACCGCTACGGCGGCCTGTCCGAGATGGCGATGTTCTTCATGGGCGGCATCATCAAGCACGCCCAGGCCCTGTGCGCGTTCACGAACCCAACGACGAACAGCTACCGTCGTCTGGTGCCGGGTTACGAGGCGCCCATGAACATCGCGTACAGCAGCCGCAACCGCTCGGCCGCCCTGCGTATCCCGATGTACAGCGATTCGCCCAAGTCCAAGCGCATGGAGTGCCGTTTCCCCGATCCGTCGTGCAACGGTTACCTCGCGTTTTCGGCGCTGCTCATGGCGGGCCTCGACGGCGTGAAGAACCGCATCGATCCCGGCCAGCCGCTCGACCGCGACATCTACGGTCTTTCGCCCGAGGAACTCGCCGATGTGCCGAAGACCCCGGCCGATCTCGCCGCGGCGCTGGACTGCCTGAAAGCCGACCACGAGTTCCTGCTCGCGGGCGACGTGTTCACGCCGGACGTCATCGACACGTGGATCGAGTACAAGATGGAGAAGGAAGTGGACCAGATCCGTCTGCGTCCCACGCCGTACGAGTTCATGCTCTACTTCGACATCTAG
- a CDS encoding P-II family nitrogen regulator → MKKIEAIIKPFKLDDVVDALQRADTFGLTVTEVRGSGRQKGHSPLYRGAEYVVDFLPKLKLEMVVPDDKVNLIVELICETAHTGKIGDGKIFVLPVDDAVRIRTRERGDDAI, encoded by the coding sequence ATGAAGAAGATCGAAGCCATCATCAAACCGTTCAAGCTCGACGACGTGGTCGACGCGCTCCAGCGGGCCGACACCTTCGGGCTGACGGTCACGGAGGTGCGCGGATCGGGGCGGCAAAAGGGCCACAGCCCCCTTTATCGAGGGGCGGAGTACGTGGTCGACTTTCTGCCCAAGCTCAAACTGGAAATGGTCGTGCCCGACGACAAGGTGAACCTGATTGTCGAGCTCATCTGCGAAACGGCGCACACCGGCAAGATCGGCGACGGCAAGATCTTCGTCCTGCCCGTCGACGACGCGGTGCGCATCCGCACGCGCGAGCGGGGCGACGACGCGATCTGA
- a CDS encoding PAS domain S-box protein, which produces MRDRRTWVLLALVWTATLGVSIYFHAFRQSSWSMEPVWGWITHALIWSAGMGLLGFLWVVDGKLNRVRDLVRETGERRADIGISESEIALRETEARYRFLAENSNDIVWMTRLDGVGVYHSPSVERVLGFTPDEANRRTTEEALTPASLETVVRLFAEEAARPKEERHREITMEIELYRKDGSTVWVESSIRDMRDAKGNVLGFQGRSRDITDRRVAQENLKRKTDVLTALSRYSAELAAAPYWSDIFEVVTRRITEIFRVSATAVSTYDPSTRSLVIRKTALGDDIRRGITEALGRPAEGMHFPVSEALYDQMSAEAIADAKTLAEVTFGGIADQIARDVQQHLGVDWMVSVALRTEDDVIGTLLLGARSDIPRPSDDELHAFGGITANALARWLTEQRSATNEERIASLFRAAPIGIGACVGRVITEVNDRLCDLVGREAADLIGRPESILYVDDEEYARILNEAESSIRDGGIAHVETWFARGDGAVVPVSYRRTPLSPGNPAQGQLFTAQDITRRLRNEAELREQKNFFEQMFLQSSISTQILDRDGWCERVNPQLSRIFGVKPEHIEGRAYNIFQDREIHNTGVIRHLERVFHHGETAEWEVLFDLGVAAESQNIEIEEKRQVWYQNWAFPIFDADGKLAHVIIQHTDVSDRKRAEADNTRLQTQLRQAMKMEAIGRLAGGVAHDFNNLLTAITGNVSLALDDLRPEDPLTEPLQEVRQAAASAADLTRQLLAFSRKQIIEPRLVQLNDLIGNLKKMMGRLLGEDIALTTRLAEDLELVRIDPGQFEQVVVNLAVNARDAMPRGGALVIETSSVVLGEEQVGFHPQVKPGEYVLLAVSDTGCGMTAEVKEHLFEPFFTTKPAGRGTGLGLATTYGVVTQAGGDIRVYSEPGRGTTFRIYLPIAEGSMQSMASDTTKHELPTGTETLLLVEDEDGVRRLAARVLSRLGYRVLDARDGRSALEILSETTTPIDLLVTDVVMPGMNGRELAEKVLSERPTTKVLFTSGYTEDVVLLHGVVDRDFHFIAKPYTPQSLSAKVRSVLDRD; this is translated from the coding sequence GTGCGCGATCGTCGGACATGGGTGCTGCTGGCGCTGGTTTGGACCGCCACACTGGGCGTTTCGATTTACTTTCACGCGTTTCGGCAGTCGTCTTGGTCGATGGAGCCCGTTTGGGGCTGGATCACGCATGCGCTGATCTGGTCCGCCGGGATGGGTCTGCTTGGATTCCTTTGGGTCGTGGACGGCAAGCTCAACCGAGTCCGCGATCTGGTGAGGGAAACCGGCGAAAGACGTGCCGACATCGGGATCTCGGAATCGGAGATCGCACTTCGCGAGACCGAAGCGCGTTATCGGTTCCTCGCGGAAAACTCGAACGACATCGTCTGGATGACGCGCCTCGACGGGGTGGGGGTCTATCACAGCCCGTCCGTCGAGCGCGTGCTGGGGTTCACGCCCGACGAAGCGAATCGCCGAACGACCGAGGAGGCGCTGACTCCGGCCTCGCTCGAGACGGTGGTGCGTCTCTTCGCGGAGGAAGCTGCCCGACCCAAAGAGGAGCGGCACCGCGAAATCACCATGGAGATCGAACTCTATCGAAAGGACGGCTCGACCGTCTGGGTGGAGTCGTCGATTCGGGACATGCGCGATGCGAAGGGGAACGTCCTGGGATTTCAGGGGCGCTCGCGCGACATCACGGACCGACGAGTCGCGCAGGAAAACCTGAAGCGCAAGACGGACGTGCTCACGGCGCTCAGTCGATATTCGGCGGAACTGGCCGCCGCTCCGTATTGGTCGGACATCTTCGAGGTCGTCACGCGCCGGATTACGGAGATCTTCCGCGTGAGCGCAACGGCGGTCTCGACCTACGACCCGTCAACGCGCTCGCTCGTGATTCGGAAGACCGCCCTCGGAGACGACATTCGACGGGGAATCACGGAGGCGCTCGGACGTCCCGCCGAAGGCATGCACTTCCCCGTGAGCGAAGCGCTCTACGATCAAATGTCGGCCGAGGCCATCGCCGACGCAAAGACGCTCGCGGAGGTCACGTTCGGCGGGATCGCCGATCAGATCGCGCGGGATGTCCAGCAACACCTCGGAGTGGACTGGATGGTCAGCGTGGCGCTACGCACCGAGGACGACGTGATCGGGACCCTGCTCCTGGGGGCTCGTTCCGACATCCCGAGGCCCTCGGACGACGAATTGCATGCGTTCGGCGGCATCACGGCGAACGCGCTTGCCCGGTGGCTCACCGAGCAGCGGTCCGCGACCAACGAAGAACGGATTGCGAGCCTGTTTCGCGCCGCGCCGATCGGAATCGGCGCGTGCGTCGGGCGCGTCATCACCGAGGTCAACGACCGCCTTTGCGATCTGGTGGGACGCGAGGCGGCGGATCTCATCGGCCGGCCGGAAAGCATCCTTTACGTCGATGACGAGGAATACGCCCGCATTCTGAATGAGGCTGAATCGTCGATCCGGGACGGCGGAATCGCGCACGTGGAAACTTGGTTTGCGCGCGGCGACGGCGCGGTGGTTCCGGTGTCGTATCGGCGCACCCCGCTCTCGCCCGGCAATCCGGCGCAGGGTCAGTTGTTCACGGCGCAGGACATCACGAGGCGCCTGCGCAACGAGGCGGAACTGCGCGAACAGAAGAACTTCTTCGAACAGATGTTCCTTCAGTCCTCGATCAGCACGCAGATCCTCGATCGCGACGGCTGGTGCGAGCGCGTGAATCCGCAGCTCAGCAGGATCTTCGGCGTGAAGCCGGAGCATATCGAGGGCCGTGCGTACAACATTTTTCAGGACCGGGAGATCCACAACACGGGTGTCATCCGGCACCTGGAACGCGTCTTCCACCACGGTGAAACGGCCGAATGGGAGGTGCTCTTCGACCTCGGCGTAGCGGCCGAGTCCCAGAACATCGAGATCGAGGAGAAGCGTCAGGTCTGGTACCAGAACTGGGCGTTTCCCATCTTCGACGCGGACGGAAAGCTTGCCCACGTCATCATCCAGCATACGGACGTCAGCGACCGAAAGCGCGCCGAGGCCGACAACACGCGGCTCCAAACGCAGCTTCGTCAGGCCATGAAGATGGAGGCGATCGGTCGACTCGCCGGCGGCGTCGCGCACGACTTCAACAATCTCCTGACCGCCATCACGGGCAACGTGTCGCTCGCACTCGACGACCTGCGTCCCGAGGACCCGCTGACCGAGCCGCTGCAGGAGGTGCGTCAGGCCGCCGCGAGCGCCGCCGACCTGACGCGCCAGCTTCTGGCGTTTTCGCGAAAGCAGATCATCGAGCCGCGGCTGGTCCAGTTGAACGACCTGATTGGGAATCTGAAGAAAATGATGGGGCGCCTGCTGGGCGAGGACATCGCGCTCACAACCCGGCTTGCGGAAGATCTCGAACTCGTGAGAATCGACCCCGGTCAATTCGAGCAGGTCGTCGTGAATCTGGCCGTCAACGCCCGCGACGCGATGCCCAGGGGCGGCGCGCTGGTGATCGAGACGTCGAGCGTCGTATTGGGCGAGGAGCAGGTCGGCTTCCATCCGCAGGTGAAGCCTGGCGAATACGTGCTGCTCGCCGTCAGCGATACCGGATGCGGGATGACCGCCGAGGTCAAGGAGCATCTGTTCGAGCCGTTTTTCACGACGAAACCCGCGGGACGCGGGACAGGGCTCGGCCTCGCCACGACGTACGGCGTCGTTACGCAGGCCGGCGGCGACATTCGCGTGTATTCCGAACCGGGGCGGGGAACGACGTTTCGCATCTATCTGCCGATCGCCGAAGGGAGCATGCAATCCATGGCATCCGACACGACGAAGCACGAACTGCCGACGGGAACCGAAACGCTGCTCCTGGTCGAGGACGAGGACGGAGTGCGTCGGCTCGCGGCGCGGGTTCTGTCGCGTCTCGGGTACAGGGTGCTCGACGCGCGTGATGGGCGATCTGCTCTCGAGATCCTGTCCGAGACGACGACGCCCATCGATCTGCTCGTGACCGATGTTGTGATGCCGGGCATGAACGGACGCGAACTTGCGGAAAAAGTCCTTTCCGAGCGTCCCACCACGAAGGTCTTGTTCACTTCGGGCTACACCGAGGATGTCGTGTTGCTGCACGGCGTCGTCGATCGCGACTTTCATTTCATCGCGAAGCCGTACACCCCGCAGAGCCTGTCCGCCAAGGTCCGCTCGGTGCTCGATCGCGATTGA
- a CDS encoding DUF2007 domain-containing protein — MEGSRIVQTGQVCFACGAQTDDATDRCASCGAAFLAECAACGATVEPTVRMCPTCGADRHAAGDGSSDEETQPIPPMTPGSYPLFRASFPLVIAAVFMVGALAHLYTTGRVDTTYVIVAAGLFVCLLALFLGSFARRRREGTVLSDPATRKPPKGQVEIYRTLNLGRAEHLLSLLQSEDIPATIANRHSATLEPMSLLTGVRVMVSAAHEVEAREIMTAFSFKESEE; from the coding sequence GTGGAGGGCTCGCGAATCGTGCAGACGGGACAGGTCTGCTTCGCGTGCGGCGCGCAGACGGACGACGCGACCGATCGTTGCGCGTCGTGCGGCGCGGCGTTTCTCGCGGAATGCGCCGCCTGCGGCGCGACCGTCGAGCCCACCGTGCGCATGTGCCCGACCTGCGGCGCGGATCGGCACGCGGCGGGAGACGGAAGTTCCGACGAGGAAACGCAGCCCATCCCTCCCATGACTCCGGGTTCCTATCCTCTGTTTCGCGCGTCGTTTCCGCTGGTCATCGCCGCCGTGTTCATGGTCGGGGCGCTCGCGCACCTCTATACGACAGGGCGCGTGGACACGACCTATGTGATTGTCGCCGCGGGTCTCTTCGTCTGCCTGCTCGCGCTCTTTCTCGGGTCCTTCGCGAGGCGCCGGCGAGAGGGCACGGTCCTGTCCGATCCCGCGACGCGAAAGCCGCCGAAGGGTCAGGTGGAGATCTATCGGACGCTCAATCTCGGCCGCGCGGAGCATCTGCTCTCGCTTCTGCAGTCGGAGGACATTCCGGCCACGATCGCGAACCGGCACTCGGCGACGCTGGAGCCGATGAGTCTGCTCACCGGAGTCCGCGTGATGGTGTCGGCGGCGCACGAGGTCGAGGCGCGGGAGATCATGACGGCATTTTCATTCAAGGAATCCGAGGAATGA